The region CCCTCGCGCCGGTGCGGCTGCCCGTCGTGCGCGAGCTGCCGAGCACGGAGTACGACGCCGTCTTCATCGGCCCGCTCCCCACCAACTGCACGGCGCGGGAGGACGTCAGACGCTGGCGGCACGGCTTCGGCGTCGTGCTGAGCACCCTGGGCCGGTGCCGGGTCGACCCGGCGCCGCTGACCGCCGGCGGCGTCCGCGCCGACGACCCCGCCCTGGGCACGACGTCGCCGGGCGACCTGTGGCTCTACGCCGTCAGCGGGTGGCTGCAGTGGCCCGCCCGGACCGAGCTGACCTCCTCGGTGCCGGTCGCGGAGATCGCCTTCCGCCCGGACTCCGCCTGCGCGACCGGCTGCACGCTCGCGATCGCCGGTGCCGGCCCCGACGACCTCCTCGCGACGGTCGACGGCGCCCCGGTGCCGGTGACCCGCGACCACCCCGGTCTGCTGACGATCGACGTCACCGCGGCCCAGGCGGCCGACGACGTCTGGGTGACCCTCACGCACGACACCGACGGCCCGCCGGTGTCGATGACCGGCATCTCGCTCACCCCCCGCACGACGAAGGGACAGGCATGAAGAGGACGTACGTCTCCGGGGTCCGCGCGCTGCGCCGGGCCCTCGCCGCCATCGGGCTGCTCGGCCTCCTTGACCGCTGGGCGGCCCGGTCCCGCACCGGGCTGTGGCTGCGGTCCCTCCTGTCCATCTACGACCTCGAGGACCTCCTCGCGTACGACGTGCCGTGGTGGACGTTCGAGGCCTCCGACCGGGTCGCCGACTTCCTCGCCACGCGGCCGCGGGCCCGGGTCTTCGAGTGGGGGTCGGGGGCGTCGACGGTGTGGCTGTCCCGGCGCGCGGGGACGGTGACCTCCATCGAGCACGATGCCGCGTGGGCCGAGGTCGTGGGACCGGTGCTGCCCGGCAACACCGTCGTCCGGGTGGTGCCGCCGGTCCCCGCGGCGGGTGGCGCGGGCGAGCTGTCGGCCAAGGACGGCTTCGAGGGGCTCGACTTCGGCGACTACGTCGCCGCGGTCGACGACACCGAGGGCACCTTCGACCTCGTCGTGGTCGACGGCCGGGCCCGCAACGCGTGCTTCCGTCGCGCGGTCAGCCGGCTGGCGCCGGGCGGCGTCCTGGTCTTCGACAACGTGGACCGCCAGCGCTACCGCGACGCGATCGCGTCGTCCCCCGTCGACGTCGACGTCGAGTGGACCCGTGGGCTGACCCCCGCTCTCCCCTACCCCACCCGCACCGCTCTAGTGAGGCGCCGTGCCTGACTCCCGCTACCTGCCGGCGCTGCGCGTGGTGTTCCTCGGCGCGGTGGTCGCCTTCGCCTGGTTCGGGCTGCGCGGCCGCTTCGACGAGGTCGGCACCGCGCTCGGCTCCACCTCCGGCGCCGGGCTGGCCGGCGCCCTCGTGCTGGTGCTCGGGGGCCTGCTCGCCACCGGCGTGCTGTGGCGCCGGCTGATGGCGGCCGTCGGCGCGGACCTGCCGGTGACCGACGGGCTCGCGACGTTCTTCGTCGGCCAGCTGGGCAAGTACATCCCCGGGTCGGTGTGGTCGATCGGCGCCCAGGCCCAGATGGCGGGACGCCGGGCGGTCCCCCCGCGCGCCACCGTCACCGCGGGCCTGCTCTTCCTCGGCTACCACGTCGCCACCGCGGTCGTCGTCGGCACCACCGTGCTCCTCCTCGGCGGGCTGGAGTCGCCGTGGCCGTCCTGGCTGTCGGTCCTGCTGCTCGTCGGCGCGCTGGCCGGCCAGCTCCCCGCCGTCGTCCGCCGCGCCGGCGCCCGGGTCGGTGGCCGGTCGGTGTCGGTCGGTGCGACCGACACCCTGGTGACGCTCGCCCTGATGACCGTCACCTGGGCGTCGTACGCCGCCGCCCTCGTGCTGCTCGCGCCCGGCTTCCCCTGGCCCGACCTCGTCGCCCTCGGCGGCGCGTTCGCGCTGGCGTACGCCGTCGGCGTGGTGATCGTCCTGGCGCCGGCCGGCGTCGGCGCCCGCGACGCGCTGCTGGTGCTGCTGCTCACCCCGTTGCTCGGCGTCGCGGACGCCACCGCCCTGGCCCTGCTGGCCAGGGTCGTGCACACCGCCGCCGACGCGCTGATGGCGGCCGGCTGGTGGGTCGCCGCCCGGTCAGGCGGGCTCGAGCGTCCGCTGCCAGAGGGCAGCGCCTGACCCCTCGTGCAGGGTCACGGTGAGTGCCCCCGCCGGGTCGGTCTCGAGGTGCCCGAAGAACTGGTTGCCGTCGCGCGGGGACTGCCGCAGGTCCGTGTCGTTCCCCTTCGAGAAGACGACCTCCGGCCCGAAGGTCTGGTCGAGCAGCCCGTCCTTGCGCGGGAAGGTCTCGGCCGCGAGCGGGCCGGACACGAACTCCCAGAAGGGGTCGAAGTCGGAGAACGAGGCCCGGTCGGGCGCGTAGTGGTGCGCGGCGGTGTAGTGCACGTCCGCGGTGATGAAGACGACGCCGGTGACGCCGGCCCGCTTCCACGCGGAGAGGATCCGGGCCAGCTCCGGCTCCCGACCGGTCGGCGGACCGTCGTCGCCGTTGGACGGTCCGTCGAGGTCGTCTGCGTGGGTGGAGGGGATCGAGAGTGGCAGGTCGGCCGAGATCACCTTCCACGTCGCGCGCGAGGCGATCACCGACTCGGTGAGCCACTTCTCCTGGGCCGGGCCGAGGATGCCCTGCGACGCGTGCGTCGACGTGTCGTTGGTGCCCCGGTAGGAGCGCATGTCGAGCACGAACAGGTCGAGGTGCTGACCGCGCGGGACCTTCCGGTAGATCCGCCCGGACGCGTAGCCGTCCCCGCCCCGCTCGACGAACGTGGACACCGGCACCGGCATGTACTCCTGCCAGGCCCGGCGCCCGCGCGCGGCGAGGACGTCGCAGCGGCGCTCGGTGTAGCGGTCGTCGTCGAGCACCTCGCCGGGATACCAGTTGTTGCAGGTCTCGTGGTCGTCCCACTGCGCGATGGTCGGCACGTCGGTGTACAGCGCCCGGACGTTCTCGTCCTGGAGCACGTAGCGCTGACGACCGCGGAACTCCTCCAGGGTCTCGGACACCTTCTCGACACCGTCGCTGACGAGGTTGCGCCAGACGTGGCCCGACTCCTCCTGGAAGGACGCGGGGATCTCGAGGTCGGCGTAGATCGTGTCGCCGCAGTGCACGAAGAGGTCGGGCCGGGTGCGGTGGATGGCGGCGTACGTCGTCAGCCCGCCGAGCTCCTCGTTGATCCCGAAGCCCTGGCCACAGGTGTCGCCCGACCACACCAGCGAGGTCGGTGCGGCGTGGACCGGAGCGGTGCTGAAGCTGACCCGCTCGGTCTGGCCGGCGACGCCGTCGTCGCCGGTGAACGAGACGGTCGCGTCGTACCGCCTCCCGGGCGCGAGCCCGCGCAGCTGCACCCTCCCGGTGAGGTCGGAGCGCTCGTCGACCCGGGGGCCACGCAGTGAGCGCAGCTCCCGTCCGTTGCTCTCCAGGCGCACCGACATCCGGCCGCGTCCCGACGAGCGGGCCCACAGCACGGCGGAGTCGGTGGTCACCTCGCCGGACCGCGCCCCGTGGGTGAGCGAGAGCCGTTGCCGGACCTGGCCGGGTGCGTGCCCGGGCGCCCGACCGGGCCAGCCTGCGGCGAGGAGTCCGGGCGTGGCGCCGACGCCGACGCCTGCGAAGAGGGCCGAGCGCCTACCGACGTGGGGCATGACTCGAGGTCACTGGCGACGGCTTGCCGGACCGAGACGTGCGGGTGTCGTGTCGCCCAACGTTGGATGAGCGACGGCCCCTGCCGGACAGGCGGTCCCGGAACGTCATCTGCGCGTCGACTGCCGCTCATCTGGGCGACCCCGTCGCCGCTCCGGGCGCGTCTACCTTCGCGCAACGGCGTGACCGGGAGCGAGAAGGTGGTGGAGATGGGCGACGTGGCGTTCCTCGGTGACGGTCCCCGGGTGCTGTCGGTCTACGACGGGATCTTCTCCGGCGGGGCCAGGGTGCTGCACAACGCCGTCGTCCGGCATCTCGACGCCACGACGGCGCAACGCCACACCGTGCTCAGCCTGACCGACCGGTCCGTGCGCGAGTCCACCACCCAGCCGGCCTCGGCCGACGTGGGGTACCGCCGGCTCGTCGGCGCCGGCGTCCCGGTCACCCTGCTCGACCGGGTCTCCTCCCAGCCGCTCCGACCGCGCCACCGGGCGGCGCTCGAGCGCGCGGTGCTCGGCGCCGATGTCGTGCTCTCGCTCAAGGAGCAGCCACTCGCGGCGCTGGCCCGGATCGGCACCGCCGGACGTCCGGTCGTCACCTGCCTGCACCGCTCCGACCCCGAGCACCAGGGCCCCGGCCTCGACGCCCTCGTCTCCCTGGTCGACCAGGGCATCGTGACCACCGCGGTGTGCTGCGCCCGATCGACCCAGGCCGCCTATCACGCCGCCACCGGGATCCCGCTCGACCGCCTCCCGGTGATCCCCAACGGCGTCGACCTCCACCGCTTCCGGCCGGACGCCGCGGTCCGCCTCGACGTACGCCGGCAGCTGGGTGCCGTCGACGACGCGCCCGTCGTGCTGCTCTCCGCCCGCTTCGACCCGATGAAGGACACCGCGCTCTTCGCTCGCGCCGCCGCCACCTTCACCGCGACGTACCCGCACGCCCACCTGGTGCTGTGCGGTGCCGGGATGTCCCCGACGAACCCGGCCCTGGTGGCGCAGCTCGAGGAGGCGCTCGGCCGGTGG is a window of Nocardioides conyzicola DNA encoding:
- a CDS encoding class I SAM-dependent methyltransferase produces the protein MKRTYVSGVRALRRALAAIGLLGLLDRWAARSRTGLWLRSLLSIYDLEDLLAYDVPWWTFEASDRVADFLATRPRARVFEWGSGASTVWLSRRAGTVTSIEHDAAWAEVVGPVLPGNTVVRVVPPVPAAGGAGELSAKDGFEGLDFGDYVAAVDDTEGTFDLVVVDGRARNACFRRAVSRLAPGGVLVFDNVDRQRYRDAIASSPVDVDVEWTRGLTPALPYPTRTALVRRRA
- a CDS encoding glycosyltransferase, producing the protein MTGSEKVVEMGDVAFLGDGPRVLSVYDGIFSGGARVLHNAVVRHLDATTAQRHTVLSLTDRSVRESTTQPASADVGYRRLVGAGVPVTLLDRVSSQPLRPRHRAALERAVLGADVVLSLKEQPLAALARIGTAGRPVVTCLHRSDPEHQGPGLDALVSLVDQGIVTTAVCCARSTQAAYHAATGIPLDRLPVIPNGVDLHRFRPDAAVRLDVRRQLGAVDDAPVVLLSARFDPMKDTALFARAAATFTATYPHAHLVLCGAGMSPTNPALVAQLEEALGRWAGLRDQVHLLGIRADMPRLYNAADLVVLTSAYGEAAPLSLLEGMACGAVPVTTDVGDAATMVGDARLVTSREPTEVALAWASAFEQREEHGETIVRRRQRFSEQRTFDAYARLLDQQVDGLPLEVAV
- a CDS encoding lysylphosphatidylglycerol synthase domain-containing protein encodes the protein MPDSRYLPALRVVFLGAVVAFAWFGLRGRFDEVGTALGSTSGAGLAGALVLVLGGLLATGVLWRRLMAAVGADLPVTDGLATFFVGQLGKYIPGSVWSIGAQAQMAGRRAVPPRATVTAGLLFLGYHVATAVVVGTTVLLLGGLESPWPSWLSVLLLVGALAGQLPAVVRRAGARVGGRSVSVGATDTLVTLALMTVTWASYAAALVLLAPGFPWPDLVALGGAFALAYAVGVVIVLAPAGVGARDALLVLLLTPLLGVADATALALLARVVHTAADALMAAGWWVAARSGGLERPLPEGSA
- a CDS encoding alkaline phosphatase D family protein produces the protein MPHVGRRSALFAGVGVGATPGLLAAGWPGRAPGHAPGQVRQRLSLTHGARSGEVTTDSAVLWARSSGRGRMSVRLESNGRELRSLRGPRVDERSDLTGRVQLRGLAPGRRYDATVSFTGDDGVAGQTERVSFSTAPVHAAPTSLVWSGDTCGQGFGINEELGGLTTYAAIHRTRPDLFVHCGDTIYADLEIPASFQEESGHVWRNLVSDGVEKVSETLEEFRGRQRYVLQDENVRALYTDVPTIAQWDDHETCNNWYPGEVLDDDRYTERRCDVLAARGRRAWQEYMPVPVSTFVERGGDGYASGRIYRKVPRGQHLDLFVLDMRSYRGTNDTSTHASQGILGPAQEKWLTESVIASRATWKVISADLPLSIPSTHADDLDGPSNGDDGPPTGREPELARILSAWKRAGVTGVVFITADVHYTAAHHYAPDRASFSDFDPFWEFVSGPLAAETFPRKDGLLDQTFGPEVVFSKGNDTDLRQSPRDGNQFFGHLETDPAGALTVTLHEGSGAALWQRTLEPA